A window from Corythoichthys intestinalis isolate RoL2023-P3 chromosome 10, ASM3026506v1, whole genome shotgun sequence encodes these proteins:
- the ly6pge gene encoding lymphocyte antigen 6 family member pge, whose amino-acid sequence MRFSQSSFLILLCVVLLMSNGAALQCYTCMGSNNEDCNRQGSRTCPSYSDACAVVVGHNSGVMKSCSYKSFCSQANSQSSRTPGVRVHCCYSSDCNITSKADRLHTHSYLLLNLTLLYHCFFR is encoded by the exons ATGAGATTCTCACAGTCCAGTTTCCTGATCTTGCTCTGCGTGGTTTTGCTCATGTCAAAtg GTGCGGCCCTCCAATGTTACACATGTATGGGCTCCAACAATGAAGACTGCAACCGTCAGGGTTCTAGAACATGTCCCAGCTATTCTGATGCTTGTGCTGTCGTCGTGGGCCATAACA GTGGAGTGATGAAGTCCTGCTCCTACAAGTCCTTCTGCAGCCAGGCTAACAGTCAGAGCAGCAGGACACCTGGTGTGAGAGTTCATTGCTGCTACAGCAGTGATTGCAATATCACAAGCAAAGCTGACAGACTGCACACACACAGCTATTTGTTATTGAACTTAACTTTGTTGTACCACTGCTTTTTCAGGTAA